The window TTTATTAtatctataataaaatagcAAATAGGTGGGTGGAATCGATGCTTTCGAGATTAAGATACAATCACCGACCCTTTGCGAGtattttgaaaaagtaaaatctaagtaatgttattattattgttgaatagaacttattttgtaaatttcctatgaaattaaacatatatCCTCACTCACAAAATTTCTCACTACTATATTGCAAAATTCATGATGAAAAATGCCACGTACATGCATTAAAGAACTTCAATCCATTTTcatatacttatttttataaccTCTTTTCGTGATTTCTAATTTACggaatttataataaaatattactactaccacatttatttatttttattaatgtgcTTGTCGTGTTGACTTTACGTTGAAGGCTCTTTTTATATTCTTGCTTCCCCATTAAATAAAGTATCAGACgcaatattattaattcattgaatattgttaTCGATAAAtcaatttgcataattttacataatatgtttaaataaatcaaaacctTTTATTGGCAATAATATAAGATTTACTATAAGATTTGGGGCCAAAATGCAAGATTCGAAAAAGTTATCAATGTGTAATAATGAAATAGGACTATTAACCAATCGCAGGTGTACACGTAAGCCTGCAGGCACCAAAAGAAGTGGATAAAATAATAgtccaaaaacaaattttcaaaaatgaaaattccaaaaccacataaaaagaaaacgaaaaacaaaaacaaaaacaaaaacaaaaaaacctCTGTATAAATTCCACTAACGTTCACCGAATTCGGCTCTTCTTCACCGTCGGATTTTTCAAACCCCTAaactcttcctctctctctctaaatcataaaatttctCTCGAATTTGTGCGAGTAGAGGCATCTGGAATTACAATTTTGTCGAATATTTCGGTGTaattagtttgaattttgaacgGCAAAGGTTTTCGTTTTTCACTGATCGGATCGGAATATAGAGGTTCTAGATTTAAGCAAGGATGCAGCGGCAGGACCAGCGAAAGAAGGTCTTCTTCAgcttttgtttcatttttagttaattattgcattttcctttttttttggtgttgtGTAAAGTGAATTTTATGGTGGGGTGTATGAGATGTTCTTTGTTGAGAATTTGAAGGCTTAAAGAGAGCTGGAaaatttcacataaattggacttggtttgtttgtttgttgttgatttaAACTTTGCTTTTTGTTTGTTAGCGACAAGGCAAGAACATGAGAAATTTACTCTAGAAAGTTCTgatcgatttttattttggattctTGTGTGAAAGACTCTTTTTGAAGACTCTTGATGGTGCCTAATTGAAATTTTCCTCACTTAATATCTTTTATTTGAGATTTCTTTAACCTTTTTCGAATTTTATGATTGATTGAAGTCATAGATTATGCGACTCTTGTTAGATCTAACTTTCTTTTGCTACACCATatgtataatataatgttaGACATACTTCAAAGTTCGGCATGATTATAGCATGGTTAATTGTTTTGCAGATCCCAAAAGATACTGATTTTTTCACAGAGTATGGAGAAGCCAACAGATACAAAATTCTGGAAATTATTGGAAAGGGTAGTTATGGAGTTGTCTGTGCTGCCATTGACACGCAGACTAAAGAAAAAGtagcaataaagaaaataaaagacattTTTGAGCATACATCTGATGCTCTTCGTATTTTGCGGGAAATTAAGTTGCTTCGCCTTTTACGCCACCCTGATATTGTTGAAATCAAGCGGATCATGATTCCACCCTCTAGGCGAGACTTCAAAGACATTTATGTTGTTTTTGAGCTTATGGAGTCCGATCTTCATCAAGTCATAAAAGCTAATGATGATTTGACTCAAGAGCACCAccgtttttttctttatcaaatGCTACGGGCACTGAAATATATGCATACTGGtaaataaaaagtataatGGGTTTCCATGACTCACTTGATAAAAATCTTAAACTATGGTGCTACATAGATGGGCTGATACATTTAAGATTTTTTCGGTGTTATCTTATTGCATTTTCTGTTCTGTGCTGGCCACACTTTCTTTGAAGTCTTCGGTTTACCTGTGTTCTATCACCtgatcatttttcttaatttgctTTTGCCTGCTTTCAGCTAATGTTTATCATCGGGATCTCAAACCAAAGAATATTTTGGCAAATGCTAACTgcaaactaaaaatatgcGACTTCGGACTAGCCAGAGTGGCATTCAGTGATGCTCCGACAGCAGTTTTTTGGACGGTACAGACTAGAACTCGCAATCCATAAATCATTGAATATCTATTTTCTCCTTGTTTTGGGAGATACCTGTTTGTATCACCACTTTCAAGGGTTATCTGTTGGACAGCTATTCATGTTTTTGATAATTTGTCTTATCCTACAGGATTATGTTGCTACGAGATGGTATAGAGCTCCTGAGCTGTGTGGTTCTTTCTCCGCTAAGGTTCTTAATTTTAACCATTTATGCTCTTCAGCTTTCAAATCTACACACACGCACGTGTGTGGTGCCAAATCATGATTCTGTAATGCTGTAAATCAaacttattttgtttatattgtGCAACTGACTTGGTTGTAAATTAAATGTGGGTTGATTCTTAATTGTTTGCCCCCATGTAAAGCCCTCCTTTATCTaccattttatcatttatcgCATTTATGATTGGTTTGTAGGCTCCTCGTATTTCAATATTAAGTTCGCATAGAGTGATTCCCGTACTCTTATCATATTGCACCTGAAATTTATTATTGGCTGCTTAGTACTGGGAAATGCTTTTAGCTCCTGATTGCTTGTTATTGTTTCATGGGTTCTCAGCTTATCTCTTGATGAGATTATATTGCGGGGAAAAACTATTGTTTATATGGACTTCAGTTTTCATGCTTATTATTTGATCTATCTTGGGGCTTGTTCTCATTGTGGATAGTAGCATTTATTTAGTGCAGAGTGCTGAGTCAACAAATGAGTAGTAATTGTAGATTAAAACAATTCTTGTTCAGGAAGGAGTATTGTACTTTCCTGGATGTTGATATCTCTGTTCTTCAGAGGTAATTTGTGTCAGGTTGCGTCTTTTGTGGAGGGCTTTACTGCTTTGCTATTTTGAGTGCCACTCATTCACCATACATCATTTTTGCAGTATACACCTGCGATTGATATTTGGAGCATAGGATGCATCTTTGCAGAAGTCTTGGCAGGGAAGCCATTGTTTCCTGGGAAAAGTGTGGTGCATCAACTGGACCTTATCACTGATCTTCTGGGAACACCATCAGTTGATACAATATCTGGAGTATGTATCAAAAGACCTATATACAAAGTATTAAGGTAATACATCTGAAGATGTGATTGTAACTACCGTTTATCCTGGACGCAGGTACGGAATGAGAAGGCACGGAAATATTTGATGGATATGAGAAAAAAGCGTTCAGTGCCTTTCACTGAGAAATTTCCAAATGCAGCAGATCCTTCCGCTCTCAAATTATTGCAAAGGCTGTTGGCATTTGACCCAAAGGATCGTCCCAGTGCTGAAGAGGTGCGTGCTGTGTGCTCTCACAAATATCCTATATACCTTCATCTTAATGACCCAATGTTCTTTTCATTTGATTCAAATGATGTACAAACTATAATGTTTTCCTGTATTGATTATGATTAATGTGATTAATAGGCATTGGCAGATCCATACTTCAAAGGGCTGTCTAAAATTGAGAGGGAGCCTTCTTGTCAGCCAATATCAAAGatggaatttgaatttgagcGAAGAAGACTGACAAAGGAGGATATTAGAGAATTAATATTCAGAGAAATATTGGAGTACCACCCCCAATTATTAAAAGACTACATGGCGCGTAATGGCGGCACAAGTTTTCTCTATCCGAGGTTTGGTTCTGCTACGTCAGATTGATTCATTTCACAGATGTGTCAACATCAGATTTAATATGTTCTCTGTGTTATACAGTGCGTTTGGTCAATTCAAGAAGCAATTTGACTATCTGGAGGAAAATTCTGGAAAAAGTGGGCCTGTAATTTTCCCTGAGAGGAAGCACGTTTCTCTTCCACGGTATAGTTCTATTGTATGAGATTTTTAATTCCTATTTTTGACTTAGAAAATACCTGATAAATTCCACACTACTTCCAAAAATATGCACAAACAAGACAACCTAATGTTTGTACCTATTAACATTTATTTACTAACAAGTCAGTTAAGCGATGGGGTCATGCTTTCCCAACAATgattgtgttgtttttgttggattttccTAAAACAGTTCCCTTTTTCACTTATTCTCCCAGAAAAAAACCAAATATGATCGCCTTTTCAATGCACTTCTTAAGTGAAACTTCTCATTACATTTATTGTTAATTGTTCCTCCCAAAATGCGATGATATGTACAATTCAAACACTCTAGTGATAATACTTGTTCTATTAGCTTATGGCTGCTAGCTGAAACCATTCCCAACTTTCTGAATATGTTTCCTCTTCCTGTCAATCGACcttataatttacttttgtTGGATTGATGTTTTTTGATGAATCTATATGCAATTATAATATGAGATAATATCAGTGCCAGTGCATAAATTAACAGTGGCTTTCATGCTTCTATGCAGGTCTACTGTAAACTCTAGCACAATTCCTCCCAAAACACATTCGAATGTTTTTGTATCTGACAATCAAAAAGTTAAATCAGAATCTTCAATAGGATTTAGAGCGCCAAATGCTGCCTCTGATAGTGCACCTAGGGTTTCACGCCCTCCTCCAAGGATTTCAAATGGTACAAGGATTTATATATTCAGTTAGATTTCTACTCTCATTAGTAAATAGCATGTGAAAGGAAATTCACCGAGTGACTTGAAAGTGATGAATCTGATTGTACTTGATAGAATTGCTTTTCTCTGAGACAAATAGACAAGTAATTGTTGGTGGCAAATTAATTAGTGAGCAGCACACACTGATTTCTGTGGTGGAGATATGCAAAGGGGACTGAAGAGTGTGAGGACACCAGAGTCTCGATAAATTTATTGGAGTGCCACTAATGAAACAGAAGCCTAATAGTCTGCATTAAAGcatgaaagcaccaattgcTTAACAATTCTGTGATATATAGTTTTAAGGTCGTAGAAACTAGAAAGTCACGTTGATAGATATAATGGTTGCCTCTGTTTGCCATGTGAATATCTCTGTTGTTTATCTCTGTCTCTTCTAATTCTCAATAACCTCAGTTTACCGTTGCAGCCAAGCCCGGAAGAGTAGTTGGACCAGTTTTACCATATGAGAATGCCAGACATGTGAACGATTCCTATGGTggagggatgtgcgttcagaATGCTACTCTGCCCCCGCAATCGAACTCTCCACATTGTTTCTTCAAAACTAGTACAGTACAGAACCAAGAGAGCTGTAAAGAGGAAGAAGCATCTCAAGTAAAACAACAATCTCAGCGGCAAAACACGCCAGTCATATTGAGGAATGGCTCGAATGTTGAGATTGTCTCTAAGGGGCAGCCTCTACAGTATACACCCGCTAAAGTGAACCCTGCTGCGAATGCTGAAAGGAACAGCAACCCGTACCACCAGCCTCAGTCGAGAGAAGGCACATTGGATAGTCAACATTCCCTTGATGCGAAATTGATGCAAGCCCAGTCTCGGTTTGTTGCTGCTGGAGCTGCTGCTGTTGCGGTTGCTGCTCACAGGGAGGTTGGAGCTATAAAGTTCGGACTAATTTAACCGGGTACAGTGACATCTGATGTTTTACTCAGGTGAAATATGCTTGGACTCAGACCGAGCGGAGACAGACAGACGCCTGGAGCTAAAGACAGACAGACTCAGGTGCATTATGATGTTTGCAGATCATGGAAGATTTTCTACTTGGCTTGGACGTCTCTCGTTGCGGAAAAGTCCAAGCTGGGgctattttagtttttaagaTGCAATTGTTTTTTAGTTGAAGGTGTTCTAGTTCAGTTCCATGTATAATGTAGCTGTTGCATTGCTTCTGTCAATTATTTGAACAATGAAAATCAAgcaatttcttgaatttaatTCTATCCTTGCTTTCATGCTATGTTACTggtgtgtgtgtttatagTTATGAACTTACGATATTTATGTTtcatgataaaatatgagtgtaGCATCTGGTGCAAATGGAAACTGGAAAAGTTTGATGTATTGTTTCT is drawn from Salvia hispanica cultivar TCC Black 2014 chromosome 6, UniMelb_Shisp_WGS_1.0, whole genome shotgun sequence and contains these coding sequences:
- the LOC125193346 gene encoding mitogen-activated protein kinase 19-like isoform X1 gives rise to the protein MQRQDQRKKIPKDTDFFTEYGEANRYKILEIIGKGSYGVVCAAIDTQTKEKVAIKKIKDIFEHTSDALRILREIKLLRLLRHPDIVEIKRIMIPPSRRDFKDIYVVFELMESDLHQVIKANDDLTQEHHRFFLYQMLRALKYMHTANVYHRDLKPKNILANANCKLKICDFGLARVAFSDAPTAVFWTDYVATRWYRAPELCGSFSAKYTPAIDIWSIGCIFAEVLAGKPLFPGKSVVHQLDLITDLLGTPSVDTISGVRNEKARKYLMDMRKKRSVPFTEKFPNAADPSALKLLQRLLAFDPKDRPSAEEALADPYFKGLSKIEREPSCQPISKMEFEFERRRLTKEDIRELIFREILEYHPQLLKDYMARNGGTSFLYPSAFGQFKKQFDYLEENSGKSGPVIFPERKHVSLPRSTVNSSTIPPKTHSNVFVSDNQKVKSESSIGFRAPNAASDSAPRVSRPPPRISNAKPGRVVGPVLPYENARHVNDSYGGGMCVQNATLPPQSNSPHCFFKTSTVQNQESCKEEEASQVKQQSQRQNTPVILRNGSNVEIVSKGQPLQYTPAKVNPAANAERNSNPYHQPQSREGTLDSQHSLDAKLMQAQSRFVAAGAAAVAVAAHREVGAIKFGLI
- the LOC125193346 gene encoding mitogen-activated protein kinase 19-like isoform X2 — its product is MQRQDQRKKIPKDTDFFTEYGEANRYKILEIIGKGSYGVVCAAIDTQTKEKVAIKKIKDIFEHTSDALRILREIKLLRLLRHPDIVEIKRIMIPPSRRDFKDIYVVFELMESDLHQVIKANDDLTQEHHRFFLYQMLRALKYMHTANVYHRDLKPKNILANANCKLKICDFGLARVAFSDAPTAVFWTDYVATRWYRAPELCGSFSAKYTPAIDIWSIGCIFAEVLAGKPLFPGKSVVHQLDLITDLLGTPSVDTISGVRNEKARKYLMDMRKKRSVPFTEKFPNAADPSALKLLQRLLAFDPKDRPSAEEALADPYFKGLSKIEREPSCQPISKMEFEFERRRLTKEDIRELIFREILEYHPQLLKDYMARNGGTSFLYPSAFGQFKKQFDYLEENSGKSGPVIFPERKHVSLPRSTVNSSTIPPKTHSNVFVSDNQKVKSESSIGFRAPNAASDSAPRVSRPPPRISNVYRCSQARKSSWTSFTI
- the LOC125193346 gene encoding mitogen-activated protein kinase 19-like isoform X3 — encoded protein: MQRQDQRKKIPKDTDFFTEYGEANRYKILEIIGKGSYGVVCAAIDTQTKEKVAIKKIKDIFEHTSDALRILREIKLLRLLRHPDIVEIKRIMIPPSRRDFKDIYVVFELMESDLHQVIKANDDLTQEHHRFFLYQMLRALKYMHTANVYHRDLKPKNILANANCKLKICDFGLARVAFSDAPTAVFWTDYVATRWYRAPELCGSFSAKYTPAIDIWSIGCIFAEVLAGKPLFPGKSVVHQLDLITDLLGTPSVDTISGVRNEKARKYLMDMRKKRSVPFTEKFPNAADPSALKLLQRLLAFDPKDRPSAEEALADPYFKGLSKIEREPSCQPISKMEFEFERRRLTKEDIRELIFREILEYHPQLLKDYMARNGGTSFLYPSAFGQFKKQFDYLEENSGKSGPVIFPERKHVSLPRQARKSSWTSFTI